The genomic DNA ATTTATGATAGCATGGATTAAAAATAATGCAACCCTTTTTGGGATTTTAATTCGGATTTTTATCGATTTGGGACGTTTGATTGAACTTAATGTTAATTATTTAGTGCCAGCCACGGATTTGAAGGCCGCACTTAAGTACATGATGTCTTCATCAAGTTGAACCTTGCCAAAGACCCGTTGCTCAATTTTACCATGCGCGGTCACGTTAATCTCGGTGAATCCCAGCTTGTGATCCAATTGTTTAATCTCCACCGGCGTGAAAAATGACTTCCAGGGACACCCGATTTTAGCAACCAGGTCTAGTTGCCGACGGGCTTTTTCGTGACGGGGTGGATTAAAGACCGCGCTACTCATGTAATCAACTAATAAGCCAACTAGGTTAAGCTGCTGGTTTAAAAAACTGAGGTCATGAACCACTGCCTCTGGTGACAGGTAAAAGGTCCCTCCTTCCCACAGCACTAGGGTTGGTTTCGTGAGCGAGAATCCCTGCGCTTGTAACCTAGTTAAAAACTGCTGGTCCATTCCGTTTTCGAGATCACACGCCACCAACTTCGTCTGGGTGTGGACCCCCGTTGCCTGATAAATGTTTTGAATGTCAGCAACCGCTAGATCACAGCCATACACCGCCTTATTTTTTAAGCATGGGAGCGTGTCGGGTTTGGTATCGAGTCCGACTCCCAGAATTAAAAGCTGCTCATAGAGATCCTGCTTTTGCTCCAAAAAATGGCTAAAGTACCGGTGCCTTACGACTACATTGCGACTCAAAAATTGATCGTAACCGGCGTCACAATCTTCTTGAAATTGCGTGGGATTTTCAAACTTTGCAATCAACTTTGTGGACTGTGGATCATGCAACTGCTGACTTTTGACACACGGAATGCTCAACATCGTTAAATTTAACCCTTTGGTACTTAACATTATCATCGCCTCATTTTTAAATTCTAAGTCCGCTTTCAGTATAGTTCTTGGTTACCAACGATTCAAATCTAAAAACCAAAGTAACAAAAAAGGATTGCTCCTAGAGCAATCCTTTGTAACCTAACTATTTAGACCAGTGTTCTTTAATAAATTGTTCTCGGCCACCCATTTCTTCAATTTGAGCCCGCAGTGGATTCTTTTTGTAGAAATCCTGGTGGTAATCTTCGGCAGGATAAAATGGTTGAGCTGGTTCAATTTTAGTCACAATTGGAGCATCAAATTGGCCAGACTCTTCCAATGCTTTTTTCGAAGCTTCCGCAACCTTCCGTTGTTCCGGACTATTCACGAAAATCACCGGCCGGTAACTGTCACCACGATCTTGAAATTGGCCCATGGCATCGGTAGGATCCGTTTGCCGCCAGTAAATCTCAACCAGCTCTTTGTATGAAATCACACTTGGATCAAAGGTGATTTTAACGGCTTCCGTGTGTCCCGTTGTGTGACTGCAAACCTGTTCATAGGTTGGGTTCGGAACGTGTCCGCCTGTGTATCCTGATACTACTGAAATAATCCCGGGAGTTTCTTCAAACGGACGTACCATGCACCAGAAACACCCACCGGCAAAAATTGCCGTATCTTCTTTTTTCATGCGTTTGGACCTCCATTTTCGTCAACTTGTTGCTTGTATTCTCCGTATCCAGCAGCATCCATTTCGTCATAAGGAATGAACTTGAGGGAAGCTGAGTTAATGCAGTACCGGAGTCCCCCCTTGTCCGCTGGCCCATCTGGGAACACGTGTCCGAGGTGTGAACCAGCATCAGAACTTTTAACTTCTTCACGAATCATCCCAAAGGAAGTATCCGTTTTACTCTTGATGTTTTCCTTTTTGATGGGCTTAGTGAAGGCTGGCCACCCACAACCAGAGTCATACTTATCTGCGGAACTAAACAATGGTTCACCACTGACGATGTCCACGTAGATCCCTTTTTTGAAGAACTGGTCATACTTACCAGTAAAGGCGGGTTCTGTAGCTGCTTCTTGGGTAACCGCATATTCTTCTGGGGTTAACTTCTGTTTCAATTCATCTTTATTCATTACAAATTCCTCCTTGTTTATTACTGTTCTTTATTCTAATGATATGAAATTTAAATGCAAATATATTGCTCACAACTAAAAATTAGTCAGTCCTGATGAGTGGGACTGACTAATTTTTAGGTTTATTTAGTTGGTTGTAATTGTTCCGTAAGTGGTGGGACAACTTGCTTCTTCCGCGAAACTACGCCCGGAAGTTGCATAACATCGTTTTCATCAAACTGATTGCCAAACGCCGCTGCAACCACGTCCTGAGGTTCTCCTACGCCGATTAATTCTGAATTGCTAGTTAACACGTTCGTTACTAACACTAAGAACAAATCATAGTTTTCTGCGTCAGCTTCCGTTTTCATCGCCGTTTTGATTTCCGTAAGGCGAGCATTGACATCTGCTAGATCAACCACATTGATTTGGTCAATCCGGACATTCTTGCCACCCAAAACAAAGGATTTAGCGTCGCTATCAATCAGTTCCTGGGCTGATTTGGCTGCGACGTTTGTTCCCGCTTTGAGCATTTGGATCCCGTAGTCTTCGTAGTTATCGACGTCGGCAATCTCTGCCAGAGCTTGTAAGGCATCCCGATCAACATCCGTCGTCGTCGGTGATTTTAACAATAAGGTATCCGAAATAATGGCTGACATCATCAAGCCGGCAATTTCCTTTGGAATCGTAACCCCTTCTTCAGAGTACATTTGGGTGATGATGGTGGAACAACAACCATAAGGAGCAGCCCGGTAATAGAGGGGTTGCGCGGTATTAAAGCCACTAATCCGGTGATGATCAACCACGTGCGTGACCTTTAACTCGGCAATGTCAGCAATACTTTGTTGGGGCTCATTGTGGTCAACCAACATTACCTGATCAGTTTCGGGTTGGGCATGATTAACCACCCGTGGAGCTTGAACGCCAAAGTAGTCTAAGACAAATTGGGTTTCCGGGTTCACCGGTCCAAGTGCCACAGCTTCTGTTTCATAGCCATCTTGTTTTTCGAGGTACGCCAACGCAATTGCAGCTGCAATTGCATCTGTATCTGGATTTTGGTGACCAAAAACTAATTCCTTTGTCATGAAAAAATCTCCTTTACTTCATTTAATACCTTTACTTTACCATATTTTGTAGTTTCAAGCTGAAGTTACTCTGCTGCCGGAGGATTCAACAACAGATGTTCCAACTGCACGGGTGTTCCCGTTGTTTTAACGTTAACCTGGTTGGAACCATTCGAAGTCCGAGGTGCACTATGATAATCAGCCAAGAGAATCTCCTCTGCCTGACGGGTGTTCGTATAAACCCGCAGGACCGTTTCTTCTGGATTGATCCGAAGGAAACTAGCTAATTTGTTGGGCTTCGTCTTTAAATCCCGTAAAACTTTGATGCCCTTGCGGGACCGAGCAGTTAATGGAATTTCTGCAACGGCCATTTTTTTGAAGTTTCCGTTTTGAAACACCATCGCCACTTGATCAGTTTCATCCACTAGTTGCATGTTGATAACCCGATCGAGCTCTGCGAGCTTAATCGCCTGGACTCCCACCGTCCGGGGACCGTTAACTGCTACTTCCGTAATGGCGTAGCGCACCCCAAGGCCCTGTTCGGTCATAATCAAGACGTGTCGGTAATCATCAGCTTTTCGGTAGGTTACGTTTACAACTTCGTCCAGCTCATCCTTAAGGTTAACGTACGTCATCGCCCGACTCCGGTACGTCCGACTGGGCTGTAACTTCCTAACTTCCACCTGCTTAATGTGTCCCGCCCGGGTTGCAATCACAAAGTGACCGGGCTGTTCTAATGAATTAAAAGCCTGGACCTGAATTACTTTTTCCGTGGAAGTTAACCCCGTTAACTGAGAAATGTGTTCTCCAGTATCTTTCCACTTGGCCTCCATGATTTCATGAACCGGGCGGTAGATCCAGTTTCCCCCGTCGGTAAAAATGTAGATGGAAGCCCGCGTGCTTAACTGTTGAATAAAGACGGGATGATCTGCTTCTTTGAGACCGTTGTCAGTTAATTCCGTGGCATTATAGGAACGCAAACTCGTGCGCTTCAGGTAGCCATCCTTGGAAACCATGACCATCACCTGTTCGTCCGGAACGGTTACCTGCTTGCTGATGTTCAAACTTTCAATTTCTGATTGGATTGTCGAGCGGCGTGGCGTTTGATATTCCTGAGCAATTGCCAATAACTCCTGCTTTAGCACCCGATCCAATTCCTGCGGATTCGCCAGAATAGTTTGAAATTCTGCAATTTTGGCTGCCAAATCAGCATTTTCGCATTTCAACTTGGTCACGTCGGTATTCGTCAACCGGTAAAGTTGTAACGCGACAATCGCATCCGCCTGTTTGATTGTAAAAGCATAAGTTGCCACTAAGTTATCCCGCGCTGCCTTGCGGTTCTCACTGGCGCGAATCGTTTTAATGACCTGGTCTAAAATCGACAGGGCCTTAATTAAACCTAAAACAATGTGTTGGCGCGCTTGAGCCTTTTGCAGGTCAAACTGGGTTCGGTTAGTCAACACTTCTCGCTGATAAGCCAAGTAGGTCGTTAAAATCGTCTTTAGCGACAACCGTTCCGGCCGCATGTCCTTAATGGCCACCATGTTAAAGTTATAGGAAATCTGTAAATCTGTATTTTTATACAAATAATTCAAGATCCCCCGCTGGTCCGCGTTCCGCTTTAATTCCAGTGAAATTAGGAGTCCGGAACGGTCCGAATCATCCCGCACCTCAGCAATTCCCTCGATTTTTTTATTCAAGCGAATCTCATCAATTTGTTTAACCAGTTGGGCCTTATTAACCTCATACGGAATCTCCGTAATTTGGACTAACTGCTTACCCCCACGCATTTCAATGACCGTACTCCGTGACCGGATGACAATGCGACCATGGCCCGTTGCATAGGCCTGCTTAATTCCGTCCAAGCCTTGAATAATTCCGCCGGTTGGGAAATCTGGTCCTTGGATAAACTGCATCAGTTGGTCCAGGGTCGCGGTCGGATGAGCTTGCAAATAAATTAAAGCGTCAATTACTTCACTTAAATTGTGCGGGGGAATCTCCGTTGCGTATCCCGCGGAAATCCCGGTTGCTCCGTTTACCAATAAGTTTGGAATCCGGGCCGGTAAGACGGTCGGTTCTGATTCAGTGTCATCAAAGTTCAACACCCAGTCCACGGTCTCTTTATCGATATCGCGAAGCATTTCACCCGCAATTTTACTCAACCGCGCCTCCGTATACCGCATGGCTGCCGGTGGATCTCCGTCCATTGATCCGTTATTCCCATGCATGTCAATCAACGGGGCCCGGAGTTTCCAAGCTTGACTCATCCGGACCATTGCATCGTAGATCGAACTATCCCCGTGGGGATGAAAGTTCCCCATGACGTTCCCAACTGATTTGGCCGACTTTCGAAACCCCTTATCGTATGTATTCCCGTCCTTATTCATCGAATACAAAATCCGACGTTGCACGGGCTTTAACCCATCACGAACATCGGGCAGGGCTCGTTCTTGGATGATGGCTTTGGAGTACCGGCTGAAGCGTTCGTCCATCACGGCAGCTAAGGACAGGTTCTTAATTTCTGCGTGTTTTGCCACTGGCTTTCCTCCTACTCTAGCGTCTTATCTAAGATACTACCCTCGTCTTCAAGGGTAAACTGTACGTTATTTTCAATCCAATTGCGCCGGGGTTCCACCTTGGTTCCCATGAGCGTCGAAACCTGTTTTTCGGCAAGCGCCGCATCGTCAATCTCAACCCGAATCAAGGTGCGGTGCTCAGGATCCATCGTGGTTTCCCAAAGTTGGTCAGCATTCATTTCCCCTAGTCCTTTAAACCGTTGCAACGTCATTCCCTGGGGAAAATCCGGTCGCTGCCGTTCCAACTCCTCATTTGTCCAGGCGTATTCTACCTTTTGGTGCTCCCCCTTGCCAGACTGCAATTTATACAGGGGTGGTAAGGCCACGTAAACCCGACCGGCTTCAATCATTGGCCGCATATACTTATAGAAGAACGTGAGCAGGAGAATTTGAATGTGGGCGCCATCATCATCGGCATCCGTCATGATGATAATCTTATCGTAGTTGGCATCGGCGAGGGAAAAATCCGGTCCCATTCCGGCACCAACAGTATACATAATCGTACTAATTTCTTCGTTTTTCAAAATATCAGTTACACTGGCTTTTTCGGTATTTAAGACCTTCCCCCGTAACGGGAGAATGGCCTGGTGTTTGCGATCGCGGCCTTGTTTAGCTGAACCCCCAGCGGAATCCCCTTCGACCAGGAAGAGTTCGTTTTTACTGGCATCTTTCGACTGCGCCGGCGTTAACTTTCCTGAGAGAAGCCGTTCACTCTTCTTCTTTTTCTTCCCCTTGCGACTTTCATCCCGGGCTTTTTTAGCAGCCTCACGGGCTTTACGGGCCCGGAGTGCTTTTTGAATTAACGTATTGGCAAAATCGCCGTTTTCCATTAGGAAGTACAGTAACTGTTCCGCAATTACACTATCAACGATTGAGCGGGCAGCCGGGGTCCCTAATTTACCCTTAGTTTGGCCTTCAAACTGCAGTTCTGCTTCGGGAACGCGGAGAGAAATGACGGCGGTTAGTCCCTCCCGAACGTCGCTCCCGTCTAGGTTTTTATCCTTATCCTTTAACAACGAAACCTTGCGCGCGTATTCGTTCATAGCCTTGGTCCAACCACTCCGAAATCCAGCTTCATGGGTTCCCCCATCGTTCGTGCGGACGTTATTAACAAAGGAAATCATGGTTTCCGTATACCCATCGTTATACTGAACGGCGACCTCTACTTCGATGCCATCCTTGCTGGCATCAAAGTCCATAACCGGACCAAGCGTACTCTTACTTTCATTTAAATACGTCACAAACTCTTTAATGCCTTCGTCAAATTGGTAAATTTCTTGCCGTTCCTGGCCATCCCGCTGATCGGTTAGGGTAATTTTCACGCCTTTCAGTAAAAAGGCTGCTTCTCGCAGGCGCGTAGCTAAGGTATCAAAGTTATAGACTACCGTCGTAAAAATGGTCGGATCAGGCTGAAAGGTAATCGTGGTACCGTTGGGTTCCTTGGTTTTGCCCAGCTTGGTTAGCGTCCCGACCGGATTACCACCATCTGCAAACTCTTCCTGGTACAACGTGTGATCACGGACAATGCGGACCGTCAAACTGGTTGAAAGGGCGTTAACAACGCTAGACCCCACCCCGTGTAGTCCACCGGAGGTTTTATAACCACCCTGACCAAATTTCCCCCCGGCGTGTAGGACCGTTAAGATTACTTCTGGAGTTGGTTTACCAGAAGCATGCATGTCAACTGGCATTCCCCGTCCATAGTCTTGTACGGTAATACTATTATCCGCGTTAATTGTGACATTAATCGCATCTCCGTAACCGGCAATGGCCTCATCAACCGCGTTGTCAACAATTTCATAAACCAAGTGATGAAGACCCCGACTATCAGTGGAGCCGATGTACATCCCCGGGCGCTTGCGGACGGCTTCCAATCCATGTAAAACTTGGATGGAATCCGCATCATAAGTTTGGTTGTCCTTCTTATTCGTCATCGTCAATTACTCCTTTTTTCCATATTAATCATAACCGATTTAATACCAATTGCAACTAGGTGCTTTAGCAGAAGCGCTGCCGACCTGTTTTATTTTGAAAATAAATGCTAAAATAACGAATGTTAGTTTTTACAAAGTAGGAGGAAAAATGGTTAAGATTGTACTTCTTTTAATATTTGCCTATCTGCTTGGGTCCATTCCCAACGGCATTTGGATTGGAAAACTCTTTTTTCACGTTGACATTCGACGGCATGGCTCCAAAAATATCGGGGCCACGAATACCTTACGCGTCTTAGGTCCAGTGGCCGGCACAATTGTCATGCTTTTAGACATTGGCAAGGGCTGGCTTGCCACCTGGTTACCAATGCAACTAGGCATCCACTCCTGGTACCCACTCATCTTTGGAATTATGGCCGTCCTTGGTCATACCTTTTCCATTTTCGATCACTTTCGGGGAGGCAAAGCGGTTGCCACCAGTGCGGGAATGTTGATGGCCTACAACTTCAGTTTCTTTCTCTTGGCCGCTGCCACCGCCTTCACCTGTGTCTTTATCACCAGCATGATGAGCCTGGGCAGTATCCTAGGCTTTATCATCATCTTCTTGGTTTCCTTTACGACGAACGATATCGCACTGCAAGTCGTTGCGGGTGTGTTGACCATCTTTACTTTATACCGGCATCGCAATAATATCAAAAAAATTTGGAATGGAACCGAAAACATTCTCCCCTTTGGGCTTTACTACTGGTACCGCAAATATCGGAGTACCCACCATCCGCATTAATTACAGACTAAAAAGGACTTTTCTAATCAACGTTGCTTTTAGACAACGAACGTGATTACAAAGGTCCTTTTTTAGTTAGAAAAATTTCAGTTGGTATTCAAACGTTTTTTTTGCCCCCGCGGCTAACGTCCGCATCCCGGGCTTGGTTTCTAAGTCCCCGGTGACCGTTTCAGAATCGGCAATCCCCCACCACGGTTCTAAACAAACAAAGTTAGAAACAGTGGGATATGTCGACCAAATCCCAAAATAATCGTTTAATTCCCCGGTCACGGATACCCCCCATGTTTGATCCGCGGCTTGGAGCGTTAGCTCCGTTTTAGGGTTTAGTCGAACGTCAATGATTTTAGCGTCTCCCTGAAACAGGGCATGAGTCACCGCCACCGGCTTTTCAAATTCCGTGGTTTCGTGTTCCGCCGTGGTTAATCCGTCTGTCCCTAATTGAATTTCGCGATATGGTTCCGCCGGAGTAACGGTTAAAGTTGCGGGCTGCTTAGCAGTGGTTAATGGAACTTGAAAGCCCGGATGAGCGCCAATTGCAAAGCGCAGTTGCTCGTCAGCTGCACTTGTATTCATTACCGTCAGCTGCACTTCAACTCGCTCGTGTCGTAAGGTGTAACTCACAAACAAGGAGAAGTTAAACGGGTACATTTGTAACGTTTCATCATTTGCTTCCAGCAAGAAAACCGCTTGGTCTGGAACCTGACTAACCACTTGAAAGGGTTGGTCGCGGGCAAAACCATGCTGGGGCATATGGTGAGTTTGTCCTTGATAGCGGTACTGGTCCTGGTTTAACTTCCCAACGATTGGAAATAAAATGGGAGCGTGGCGCTTCCAGTGCTTCGGATCGGCGTTCCACATGTATTCATGTCCAGCGCGAGTAACCGACACGAGCTCGGCACCGAGCTCATTAATCTTGATCGTCAATTGGTCATTTTGTAATACAACAGTCATGATTATCGCTCCCGTGTCATTAATTGGTTCACTTGTGACCAAGTCGTTCCCATTTTGGAGATAGTTAGTTCAATTTTATAATAACTGGGGCGAATTAAAAAGGATTATCTTTCATGAATTAATCGCGCTTAAAAAACTGCTGGTAATTCTGCAGGAGCTTTTCCTTCGTTACGTGGGTATAAATTTGGGTGGTTGCCAGGTTACTGTGGCCGAGCAATTCCTGGACCGTCCGTAAATCTGCCCCGTTATTTAAAAGTTGGGTTGCAAAAGAATGGCGCAACATGTGGGGGTGAATGCTACTATTTAGGCCACTTCTTTGCATGATTTGGGTCAGTGCATATTCAATTCCCCGCGCCGTTAACGGCCGCCCCTGGTAGTCCACTAACAGGGTTTCATGGTGCTGGTGATGCTTTTCCATTAACGTGCGGCGCCCCTGGTCCAGATACGTACTAATGGCGTCATGTGCGTACCGGCCAAACGGGAGGTACCGATCCTTGTCGCCCTTTCCGTGAACTAGCATCATCTGATTTTCTAAGTCCAGTTGCTGTAACTGTAAATTAGCACACTCACTCACCCGAATTCCGGTTCCATACAGCACTTCCAAAATCACGAGGTCCCGTTCAGCTAGTTCCGGCTTCGGATTAGCTTGGGCCGTTTTAAATAGCTGTTCCAGTTCCCGATCGTAAAAAAAGCGTGGTAAATGTTGGTACTGATGCTTGATTTGCACGTACCGAAACGGATTTTCACTGGCAAGTTGGTTGTTGACGAGAAAATTATAAAACGAACTCAGGGCCGAAACCTTGCGAGCAATCGTATTCGTAGCGTCCCCATGGTCATGGAGTTCACTTAAAAAGACCTCCACGTCAAACGGTTCGACCTTGGTCAGCGTCACTTGCGGCCCCGTTGCCTGTAAAAAGTGCTGAAATTGCAATAAATCATCGTGGTAGGCACGGACCGTTAACGGTGAATACTGTCGTTCATTTACTAAATACCGTTCAAATAGGGTTAGCAATTGTTGATCGGTTTGTTTCGTTGCCATCGTCATTCTCCTCATTTTCGAAAAAGACCGTTCGCTTGCGAACGGTCTTTTGGTTACTTAATGATAGTTTCTTCGTAATCACCCTGCGGACAGAGCACCTGCCAGCCCGCGCGCACCTTCTTGTTAACCAAGAAGTGGTGACATTTCGGACAATCACGACCAATTGGCTTGTCCCAGGAGACAAAGTCACACTCTGGATAGCGGGAACAACCATAAAACGTCCGTTTTTTCTTGGTTTTTCGTTCAATCACTTGGCCCTTGTGACACTTCGGACAGGTAACCCCAATCTCTTTAACGATTGTTTGCGTATTGCGACAGTCCGGGAACCGGGAGCAAGCAAAGAACTTCCCGTATTTACCCATCTTTTCGACCATCGGAGCGCCACAAATATCACAGTTAAAGCCCGCTAAGGGTTCTTTAATCTGAACGGCTTCCATTTCTTTTTCGGCATGGGTCACCTCTTTAGAAAATGGTTGGTAGAAATCATTTACGACCGCTACCCATTTCCGTTTGGCTTCTTCAATCTCATCCAGTTGCCCTTCAATGTCCGCTGTAAAGTCAACGTTCACGATGTCTGGGAAGTACTCTTCAATCAGTTTATTGACAATCTCACCCAGTTCCGTTGGCACGAATCGACGGGCTTCAAGCTTCACGTAGTACCGCTTTTGAATCGTCATCAACGTTGGAGCGTACGTAGATGGACGGCCCACTCCGTTTTCTTCCAACGTTTTAATGAGCGCTGCTTCAGTGTACCGTGCGGGTGGTTGCGTGAAGTGTTGATCCGGTTGGTTGCTAACCATCTGAACCGCATCACCAGTTTCTAAGCTTGGGAGGATGTTATCCTTTTCCTTCCCCGCGGCGTAAACCTTTAAGTACCCTTCAAACTTCAGCTTCGAGCCGTTTGCCCGATAACTAACCCCATTTTGGTCAATCGTGACCGTTTGGGTATCCACAACGGCCGGCGTCATCTGACTCGCTACAAAGCGACACCAAATCAGATTATATAACTTATACTGATCTTTAGTTAAATACTTTTCAATGCTCTGCGGCGTCCGTAAGACCGAAGTCGGTCGAACCGCCTCATGGGCATCCTGTGCTCCTTCAGGTAATTTTCCCTTTTGCGGGTGATTTGCAGCATATTTCGCGCCATAATGTTCATGCAAAAAGGCTGCGGCTTCGTGCTTAGCTCCAGAAGAAATTCGCGTTGAATCGGTTCGCATGTAGGTAATTAACCCCTGGCTTCCTTCCTTACCAATGTTAATCCCTTCATAAAGTTGCTGGGCAGCCATCATCGTACGCCCCGTTCGAAACCGGAGTTTTTTATTTGCATCTTGTTGCAGCGTACTCGTCGTAAACGGCCGTGGAGGTTGCCGTTTCTTTTCCCGCTTTTTAACGTCCGCAATGGTAAAATCAGCCTTTGGATCCAGTCGCTTTACAACGGACTGGACAGCTGCGTTATCCTTTAAGTTCGTTTTCTTGCCGTCTAATCCGTAAAAACTAGCCTTAAACTTAGAACGCCCCTTCTTAAAGACCGAATCAATCGTCCAGTATTCTTCTGGTTGGAATTTTTGGATGGCGCGTTCGCGCTGAATGATAATCCAGAGTGCCACTGATTGAACTCGACCGGCACTCAAACCCTTCTTCACTTTTTTCCACAAAATTGGTGAGATTGAATAACCCACCAACCGGTCGATGATTCGCCGGGCTTGTTGGGCGTTAATGAGGTTCATATCAATGGTCCGCGGGTGCTTAAAAGCATCCTTGACCGTTTCTTTAGTAATTTCGTTAAAGGTCACCCGGTTATAGTCATTCACATCTAAATTTAGAATGTGAGCAACGTGCCAGGCAATCGCTTCTCCTTCCCGGTCCGGGTCAGAAGCCAGAAAAACTTCCTTTGCTTTTTTCGCTTCGGACTTGAGGCTTTTGATTGTCTCGCCCTTGCCTCGAATCGAAATGTATTCCGGGGTAAATTCATTTTCAATCTCAATTCCCATTCGACTTTTCGGTAAATCACGAATATGACCCTTGCTGGCAATTACGTTATAGGTCCGCCCGAGATACTTCCCAATCGTTTTCGCCTTGGCTGGTGATTCGACAATCACTAACTTCTTTTTTGGTGTACTACGTTTGCGCTTAGTTGGTTGCTTTTTCGTTGTTGTTTTGGTGGCCATTAAATTCTATCCCTCGTCACTTTTCTACATATATTATGTACGTAATCATCGCAGGTACAGCGCGATGAATTTCTAACAAAGCATATTGCAATTTTTTCTAGGTGTCAAATTAAACCCACTAAAAAGGCTCTTCCAGTAGTGGAAGAGCCTCACTGTAACCAAAGTCTAAACCCGACTGGGCTTATTTATCCAAAAATTTCCAAATCACGCCTCCAAGGAAGGCGGCGACCAGCACGAAGATGAAAATCAATAGTAACATTACATCTGGAATGTACATCCCAAGGGTTACCACGATTCCATAGAATAAGATACTGAAAACTAAAATCACAGCGTCAATAAAACAAACAATCTGACCACAATCGGCCCAAGCAATTTTATAGGCTGGTTTTTTCATTAACCGATCGATCCCCCACAAGAGGGCGGTAATAATCCATAAAATGACGTTGGCAACTGCGAAGAACTCTAATGAGTTAACGCTACTAAGAAAGTTAAACATACTCACTGCTCCTTTATCTATTAGTCCATACTACCTTTTATTATACACGTCTTTTCTAATTTCGTTGCAAGATTTGGTTGCAGATGTGCGCCTAATTCATTACACCAAAACAATTAGATCGCCTTCAAGTCACCGCAACCCGGGTTCTCTACTTCCAAATTCGCATCCACTTTTTGCGTCCCTACATCAAAAACTTTAAAACCGGGCAGCTGGAAGTCGTACGACTAACCACGTCATCACGCACATAAAAATCGGATTCCGACCACCTACGGCAGAAATCCGATTTTTTAATTACTTCAGTTAAATAACGACCCGTCCCAGTAAATCCTGTGTATCAAGACATGGTTGGGCTCCCGCTGCAATCAATTCATTCG from Fructilactobacillus ixorae includes the following:
- the plsY gene encoding glycerol-3-phosphate 1-O-acyltransferase PlsY, coding for MVKIVLLLIFAYLLGSIPNGIWIGKLFFHVDIRRHGSKNIGATNTLRVLGPVAGTIVMLLDIGKGWLATWLPMQLGIHSWYPLIFGIMAVLGHTFSIFDHFRGGKAVATSAGMLMAYNFSFFLLAAATAFTCVFITSMMSLGSILGFIIIFLVSFTTNDIALQVVAGVLTIFTLYRHRNNIKKIWNGTENILPFGLYYWYRKYRSTHHPH
- a CDS encoding aldose 1-epimerase family protein; translated protein: MTVVLQNDQLTIKINELGAELVSVTRAGHEYMWNADPKHWKRHAPILFPIVGKLNQDQYRYQGQTHHMPQHGFARDQPFQVVSQVPDQAVFLLEANDETLQMYPFNFSLFVSYTLRHERVEVQLTVMNTSAADEQLRFAIGAHPGFQVPLTTAKQPATLTVTPAEPYREIQLGTDGLTTAEHETTEFEKPVAVTHALFQGDAKIIDVRLNPKTELTLQAADQTWGVSVTGELNDYFGIWSTYPTVSNFVCLEPWWGIADSETVTGDLETKPGMRTLAAGAKKTFEYQLKFF
- the topA gene encoding type I DNA topoisomerase; this translates as MATKTTTKKQPTKRKRSTPKKKLVIVESPAKAKTIGKYLGRTYNVIASKGHIRDLPKSRMGIEIENEFTPEYISIRGKGETIKSLKSEAKKAKEVFLASDPDREGEAIAWHVAHILNLDVNDYNRVTFNEITKETVKDAFKHPRTIDMNLINAQQARRIIDRLVGYSISPILWKKVKKGLSAGRVQSVALWIIIQRERAIQKFQPEEYWTIDSVFKKGRSKFKASFYGLDGKKTNLKDNAAVQSVVKRLDPKADFTIADVKKREKKRQPPRPFTTSTLQQDANKKLRFRTGRTMMAAQQLYEGINIGKEGSQGLITYMRTDSTRISSGAKHEAAAFLHEHYGAKYAANHPQKGKLPEGAQDAHEAVRPTSVLRTPQSIEKYLTKDQYKLYNLIWCRFVASQMTPAVVDTQTVTIDQNGVSYRANGSKLKFEGYLKVYAAGKEKDNILPSLETGDAVQMVSNQPDQHFTQPPARYTEAALIKTLEENGVGRPSTYAPTLMTIQKRYYVKLEARRFVPTELGEIVNKLIEEYFPDIVNVDFTADIEGQLDEIEEAKRKWVAVVNDFYQPFSKEVTHAEKEMEAVQIKEPLAGFNCDICGAPMVEKMGKYGKFFACSRFPDCRNTQTIVKEIGVTCPKCHKGQVIERKTKKKRTFYGCSRYPECDFVSWDKPIGRDCPKCHHFLVNKKVRAGWQVLCPQGDYEETIIK
- a CDS encoding tyrosine recombinase XerC; this encodes MATKQTDQQLLTLFERYLVNERQYSPLTVRAYHDDLLQFQHFLQATGPQVTLTKVEPFDVEVFLSELHDHGDATNTIARKVSALSSFYNFLVNNQLASENPFRYVQIKHQYQHLPRFFYDRELEQLFKTAQANPKPELAERDLVILEVLYGTGIRVSECANLQLQQLDLENQMMLVHGKGDKDRYLPFGRYAHDAISTYLDQGRRTLMEKHHQHHETLLVDYQGRPLTARGIEYALTQIMQRSGLNSSIHPHMLRHSFATQLLNNGADLRTVQELLGHSNLATTQIYTHVTKEKLLQNYQQFFKRD